In the genome of Paenarthrobacter ilicis, the window GCCGGATGAAGCCACCGTTCGCGTGGGCGACGTAGTGACCATTCCCGTACTGGAGAACGACACTGATCCCAACGGCGGCGAATTGACGCTGGATCCTGTCCTGGCACAGCAACCGGATGATGCCCAGGGCCGGATCTTCGTCTCCGGAAACACCCTCCGGTTCATTGCCGGCCCTGAGCCGACCACCGCCTACGCCATCTACAAAGTCAGCAACGCCTCCGGTCAAACCGACTCCCAGCAAGTCACCATCCGGGTCCGCGACCGTGACGACGCAACCAACACCCGGCCGGAGCCGCGCAACCTCACCGCGCGCGTTGTGGCCGGAATGAGTGTCAAGATCCCCGTGCCGTTGGACGGAATCGACGCTGATGGCGACTCGGTGCAACTCATGGGCATAGACAAGGCACCGGAACGTGGCACTGCCGTCCTCAGGGACGGCTACCTGGAATACACCGCCGGAGCCAAGTCCGCAGGTACTGACACGTTCAGCTACCGGGTGCGCGATCGCATCGGGGCCGAGAACACCGGCACGGTCATTGTGGGCATCGCACCGGCCGAGGCGGACAACCAAAAGCCGGTTGCTGTTGATGACACTGTAGAGGTGCGGCCCGGCCGCAGGGTGGCAGTGGATGCGTTGAAGAACGACTCGGATCCTGACGGCGACCCGATCGGCCTGGTCTCCACGCTTGAGGCGAAGCCTGAACTTCAAGCGGAGGCCATCAACGGCAAAGTTGTTCTTACCGCACCGGACAATGCCGGGACCGAGAGCATCAGCTACCGGATCCAGGACGACAAAAAGGCCGAGGCCAGTGCTGTTATCCGTGTCGAAACGAGCCCTACGGCCCCCCTGCACGCGCCCATTGCCGTCGACGACAGGGTGACGCTTGCCGAGACACTGGGAAAGACGGCAGTTGACGTACCGGTCCTGAAGAACGATTCGGATCCGGATGGCGTGGCCGAGGACCTGAAAATCTCACTGCCGGATGGCAACCCGAACGCCCGGGTGGGGACCGATGGCAATGTAGTGGTGACGCTGGTACCCCAGGACCAACTGATTCCTTATACGGTGACCGACATCGACGGACTGTCCGCGACTGCCGTCATCTGGGTTCCCGGGCAGGGCCTGCAGTACCCGACGCTCTCGAACAACACGGTGGTGGAGGTGACCGCCGGCAAGGAAGTCACACTGCCGCTGCAGGACTACGTGAAGGTGAGGGACGGCCGCCAGGCACGGATTACCGTGGCCGACACCATCCGGGTACAGGGCGGGGAATCCACCAACGTCATTGCAGGCGACGGTACTGCCCTCAGGTATGCAGCCCAGGCCGACTACGCCGGGCCGGGCTCCGTGACGTTCGAGGTGACGGACGGCAGCGGGCCTGATGACGCGGATGGATTGAAATCCACCCTCACCATCATGACCAAGGTGTTGCCGGATCCCGACGCGAACCATCCGCCCACGTTCAGCGGCGCCACCATGGAGGCACCGAAGGGCGAGACCGTAGACCTGGATCTTGCCAACCTGGCCAACGACGTTGATGAGAAGGACCAGGGAAAGCTCACCTTCAGCGTTGACGGCGACCTGCCGGCCGGGTTCAATGCCCGGGTTGAAGGCACAGTCCTGAAGGTAACTCCAGGGGATGCGCTCAACCCCGGAGCCCGGGGGACGTTGCCGTTGAAAGTCACCGATGGCCGTTCCGAGCCCGTCAAGGCGGCGGTCACCGTGACCGTAGTGTCCTCCAACAGGCCCAAGCCTGCTGCCAACGATGACGTGGTGGACAAAGCCAATGCGGGCAAGACGGAGACCGTCAATGTCCTGGGCAACGACTTCAATCCCTTCAGTGAGCCTTTGACCATTGTTTCCGCCGTGGTGGAGACGGGATCGGCCTCGGGGCAGCCAGGGATCAGTGGCGACTCGATCACCGTGACTCCTGCGGATGGATTCAAGGGCGTCCTGGTGGTGCGGTACACCATCAAAGACAAAACCGATGATCCAAGCCGCCAGGCCGTTGGACGGCTGCGGCTGACCGTCAGGGACAAACCCGATGCGCCGTCCGCGCCCTCGGCAACGGATGTCCGGAGCAAGACGGCGGTGCTGAAGTGGGCTCCGCCATCGGACAACGGCGCACCCATCTCCAAATACACCGTCAAATCAGCGGGATTCCAGCAGGAATGTCCCACCACCACCTGCACCTTGACTGGATTGACCAACAATGTGAAGTACGTCTTCACTGTTGTTGCCACCAACGAGGTCGGGGATTCACAACCGTCGGTGGCGTCCAACGAGATCCGCCCGGACGAGAAACCATCGCCCCCGGGTGCTCCGTCCATCAAGGCCGGAGACAAGGACCTGGCCATCACGTGGACCCCGGCGAAAACCGAGGGCTCCCCGGTAAAGCACTACAACCTTGAGATCTCCCCGCCGCCGGCCAACGGCATCGCCGTGAAGAACGAGGTAACCGGCCTGAGCTACACCTGGCCCGGGTTGACCAATGGCGTGAACTACAAAGTGCGCGCCCAAGCCGTCAACGAGCTCGGCCCCTCGGATTGGGGACTCTATTCGGCAGAAGACCACCCCGCCGGTCTACCAGGCGCCCCCGCGGCGCCGAGCACCGCCGTCGTGTCTTCCGTGGGTTCGCAAAACCAGCTGCGGGTGGACTGGGCCGAGCCGAACATCAACGGCGACCCCATCAAGAACTATTACGTGACCATGAGCGGTGGCAGCGGCGCGGCCCAAACCCAGACTGTTGCCGGCACCGTGCGCACGGCCACCTTCACCGCCGGCAACTCCGAGGCGGCCTACACCTTCACCGTCCAAGCCGAGAACAAGGCCGGGAAGGGTGCAGTCAGCGCATCGTCCGCGCCCCGCCGCGCCACGGGCAAGTTGGGCACCGTGGGCAACGTCAGCGCTACGCCGGCCAATACCGGCGCTGCGGGTGGACAGCTGACCATCAACTTCACTGTCCTGAGTGCGGCGCAAAGAAACGGTTCGTCGGCCAGCGAAGTAACCTACAGCTATTCGGCAGCCGGCCGTACCGGAGCGATCCAGCCCGGACAAACCGTCGGCGGCTTCAACAATGGCCAAGCAACCAACGTGACCGTCACGGCACACTCGTCCGTGGCGCCGAGCTCGGACGCCAGCGCTCCCGCTTCAGCCACCCCCTACGGTGCCCCCGGAACGCCGTCGGCCTCCGGATCCAACGGTGCGCTGAACCAAAAGTCAGTAACGTTCAACTGGTCCTCGCCCGGTCCCAACACCAATGACGTCAAGACCACCAAGATCAGCATTGACAACGGTGGATGGGAAACCGTTGGTGCTTCCGGCAGCCGGACCATCAACACTGCTGGATGGGAAGAAGGGCACAGCATCAGGGTGCAGACCTTCAACTCCTTGGGAACAGGTGGCGGCATTGCCTCGGCCAGCGCCGCGTCCGGCAAGCAAGGCGTTTGGGAGGGTGTGCTCAACACAGGCGTTGTTGGAAGGTCATGCACCTACACCCAAGGTGGGAAAAACTACCAACCGGACCCCGCCTTTACGTGCGACGGCAAGGGCGGAAACCAGCCGCCGTGGGAGTACCCGAACCAAAAGATGGTGGTCAAGTGCTACATCGTCCAGGGCGACTCTTTGAACCAGATGTTCACGTGGTGGCGCATCGAAGATGGCTCAGCCCGCAACGTGGGCCGGTACATCATCTCCTTCCACACCACGATCGGCGAGCCCGGACCGCTGGGAGCGCCGCCATGTTGACAGTCCGTTCGCGAGGTGAGGCGAAAGATGTCCCCATCGCGCGACCCCGGCAATGCACAGTAGGCTGTGCAAGCCAAGGTGCTGCCCGGACCCGGGGGCCCTTGGCTGTCTGTGGGGTGCGTGGGTTGGTCCTCGGGACTGAAAAATCCGCCACCGTATGGGGGAACTGCGGATTGCACGGCTGCCGGCATGTGTCGGTTGGCTTGGAAGTCGCTGCTGGTGGGCGGCAGTACACAAAGGGAATTCTGGGGCTGTGACATCTTTCTTCGGTCGGCTGTGGCCAAAAAAGCGTCGTAACAAGAAACTTCTCGCGGGCACCGCTGCGACCGCTGCGGGTGCTTTGCTCGTGACGGGCGCCATCCTCTATCCGGGGTTCAAGACCACCGAGGTGGACTTGAACGACGGCGGTGTGTGGGTTGTGAGCAAGACGAAGAACGCCGTGGGCCGGTTGAACTATCCGTCCCGCGTACTCGATGGTGCCGTCACGCCGGCAAGCACCACCTTTGATGTCCTGCAGCACGACGGCAATGTGTTTGTGGACGACGAATCCGGTTCCACCATCAATCAGGTGTCAGCGGCCAACCTGAAGCTTGGGGGCGACAAAAAGCTCCCCTCGTCCGCCCAAGTCAGTTACGGCTCAACAGTGCTGTCGGTCACCGACCCTGCCCGCGGCAAGGTGTGGGCGCTCTCTCCGTCCACTGTTAACGGCTTCGATGAAGAAGGCACAGAGCCGGTCCTGACCGGCAACCAGAATCTTGTGTCCGCCGTGGGGCAGGACAACCGCATCTACACTGCCGATCCTGGAAAGGGCGAGATCACGGTGACCACCGTGGACGCCAACGGTGAGCGCACCAACTCCGACGTCACCAAGGTGGATGAGCTCAAGGGAGCCGGGGATCTCCAGATGGCCGTGGTGGGCGACAAACCGGTGGTACTGGATGCTGCCTCGGGGAACCTCTTCCTGCCCGGCGGCCGGAAGCTCCAGCTCCAGGACGCGCGCGAAGCCAAGCTCCAGCAGAGCAGCGGAGAAAGCAGCTACGTCGCCATCGCAACCCGCAAGGCCCTGCTGAAGCAGCCCTTGGACGGATCTACCGCCGCCACGGTCAACGCAGGTGGCGAAGGAGTGCCGGCCGCCCCTGTCCAGGTCAGCAAGTGCGTCCACTCTGCATGGGCCGGGGCCAACAAGTACATCCGGGACTGCGACAACGACGCCGATGACAAGAAGAACGATGTTCCGAAGGCAAGCGCCTCACCGAGCTACGTCTTCCGGGTCAACCGGGACCTTGTGGTCCTCAACGACGTGAACTCCGGCAGCGTCTGGTTGGTCAACCAGAACATGCAGCTGGTGAACAACTGGGACGATGTTGTCCCGCCCAAGAACCAGTCCGACGATCAGGACCAGGAGTCCGCGGACAATAACACCATCAACGTCCTCCCGGACCGTACCAAGCCGAACCGTCCACCGGAAACCAAACCGGATGAATTCGGGGTCCGCCCCGGGCGCACCACCATCCTCAGCGTCCTGGACAACGACTCGGATCCGGATGGTGACGTTCTCACCGCAGCAGTGGGCGCCAACGGCCCCAAATCGGGAACGCTGGAAAGCATCTACGGTGGCTCTGCTTTCCAAGTGAAAGTGCCTTCCGATGCCAAACCCGGCAGTGAGGTTTTTGACTACAACGCCTCGGACGGCCGTGGGTTGTCCGCGGGTGGCCAGGTCACGCTCCGCGTGGTGGGACCTGACGAGAACAAGCCTCCGTTCTTCAAACGCGGGGAACCCACCACCATGCTGGTGGAGCAAGGTAAGTCCGTCAGCCAGAACATCCTGACCGACTGGATGGACCCTGATGGTGATGACCTGGTCCTGCTGGATGCCAAGTCGGACAACGACCAGGACCAAGTGAAGGTCAGGCGTGATGGATTGCTGACCTACCAGGATTCCGGTGCCGCTCCGGGTAAGAAAAATGTCACCATCACTGTGTGGGATGGCCGTGCCACCACCACCGGCAGGA includes:
- a CDS encoding Ig-like domain-containing protein, yielding MGLPERSSTKRAGNRRRRILSASAFAVAGAVVVTGAILYPGFKTTEVDLNDGGVWVVSKSKNAAGRLNYPSKSLDGAVTPASTSFDILQRAGDIFIDDSDGGTINPVNAANMRLGGDQKLPGSAAVSFGTKVLAVTDASKGKVWASSPTSIGGFSEESEPLFEQSPGVVSVVGMDDTIHTLDPKTGRLTATVVDANGKSVDSRVRNDDRLKADGKIQLTAVGDKAVVLNESTGDIVLPNGNTVHLDDARDAKLQQSGPSADTVAIATPRALLLQPLDGGTAKTVSADGQGTPAAPVRLGTCTYSAWSGANKYVRECSNEADSKRTDIPKASGSPSYVFRVNRDLVVLNDVNAGNVWMVNQNMQLVNNWDDVIPPQQTSDDADKDSADEVQQTVLPDRSKPNTAPVAKPDAYGVRAGKTTILPVLDNDADADGDVLTVSAAGPLKTGALSAVYGGTGFQIAVPAGTTGSETFKYTVDDGRGGTGGADVSLRVVPPEENNAPQPKPNRNNALVVQSGKIASQFILTDWLDPDGDDLFAVAVSSSDPADQVRIRPDGLLTFQDSGAGPGRKTLTVSVSDGSLTMQGQISVDVRAPGALPPIANADHVVAVAGQDTVVAPLKNDTDPQGGTLRLAQAQPDEQSTAVVGPDQQTFTFNSTTVGAHYVTYMVTNGPASAQQLVRVDVVSGNSDGAPVAVRDIALLPSGGSTVVDVLGNDSDPAGGVLVVQSVTAADGLPVSVAVLDHSVVKITDIRAEGQLSLKYTISNGKASATGDISVQVVPAPAKLQAPQAKPDEATVRVGDVVTIPVLENDTDPNGGELTLDPVLAQQPDDAQGRIFVSGNTLRFIAGPEPTTAYAIYKVSNASGQTDSQQVTIRVRDRDDATNTRPEPRNLTARVVAGMSVKIPVPLDGIDADGDSVQLMGIDKAPERGTAVLRDGYLEYTAGAKSAGTDTFSYRVRDRIGAENTGTVIVGIAPAEADNQKPVAVDDTVEVRPGRRVAVDALKNDSDPDGDPIGLVSTLEAKPELQAEAINGKVVLTAPDNAGTESISYRIQDDKKAEASAVIRVETSPTAPLHAPIAVDDRVTLAETLGKTAVDVPVLKNDSDPDGVAEDLKISLPDGNPNARVGTDGNVVVTLVPQDQLIPYTVTDIDGLSATAVIWVPGQGLQYPTLSNNTVVEVTAGKEVTLPLQDYVKVRDGRQARITVADTIRVQGGESTNVIAGDGTALRYAAQADYAGPGSVTFEVTDGSGPDDADGLKSTLTIMTKVLPDPDANHPPTFSGATMEAPKGETVDLDLANLANDVDEKDQGKLTFSVDGDLPAGFNARVEGTVLKVTPGDALNPGARGTLPLKVTDGRSEPVKAAVTVTVVSSNRPKPAANDDVVDKANAGKTETVNVLGNDFNPFSEPLTIVSAVVETGSASGQPGISGDSITVTPADGFKGVLVVRYTIKDKTDDPSRQAVGRLRLTVRDKPDAPSAPSATDVRSKTAVLKWAPPSDNGAPISKYTVKSAGFQQECPTTTCTLTGLTNNVKYVFTVVATNEVGDSQPSVASNEIRPDEKPSPPGAPSIKAGDKDLAITWTPAKTEGSPVKHYNLEISPPPANGIAVKNEVTGLSYTWPGLTNGVNYKVRAQAVNELGPSDWGLYSAEDHPAGLPGAPAAPSTAVVSSVGSQNQLRVDWAEPNINGDPIKNYYVTMSGGSGAAQTQTVAGTVRTATFTAGNSEAAYTFTVQAENKAGKGAVSASSAPRRATGKLGTVGNVSATPANTGAAGGQLTINFTVLSAAQRNGSSASEVTYSYSAAGRTGAIQPGQTVGGFNNGQATNVTVTAHSSVAPSSDASAPASATPYGAPGTPSASGSNGALNQKSVTFNWSSPGPNTNDVKTTKISIDNGGWETVGASGSRTINTAGWEEGHSIRVQTFNSLGTGGGIASASAASGKQGVWEGVLNTGVVGRSCTYTQGGKNYQPDPAFTCDGKGGNQPPWEYPNQKMVVKCYIVQGDSLNQMFTWWRIEDGSARNVGRYIISFHTTIGEPGPLGAPPC